The stretch of DNA ATTCAAAAAAGAGTTTGGAACTTTTACTTTATACGATTTTAATTCTTTTTCCTATCTTTGTTTTGATTTTTTATTTTAAATTAAAAGATTTAGAAATAAAAAATGAAAACATTATTCACAAAGATTTTTTTCTTTCTTTAAAAAACTTTTTTAAAAACTTTCCACATCACAAAAAACTATTTTTTGCTTTTTTATTAAACAATTTAGCAAATGCACTTCCTGCGACTCTATTTTTGTTTTTTGTTAAATATGTTTTAAATTTAGAAGATAAAACAGGTCTTTTTTTGATAATCTACTTTTTAAGTGCGATTATTACTTTTCCATTTTGGATAAAACTTTCAAATAAAATATCAAAAAAATCTACTTGGATTTTGTCAATAATTATTGCTATTAGTGCATTTATTTTTGTCCCTTTTTTAGGTGAAGGAGATTTTTTATATTTTGCAATTATTTGTGTAATAACTGGAATGTGTTTGGGAGCTGATATGGCATTGCCCTCTTCTATTCAAGCGGATGTTGCAAATCAAACAAAACAAAATAATGAAGACTTAACAGGAGTTTTATTTGGATTTTGGGCGATGATTACAAAACTATCTTTATCATTGGCAGTTGCAATTTCATTTATAACTTTAGAATTTGCAAACTTTGAAACTTCAAATATAAATCAAAATTCAATTGTTGCAATAATAGTTTTATATTCGATTCTACCAATAATTTTGAAACTATCTTCTATTTTTTTGTTATTAAAATATAAAGAGACAAATTAAGCATACAAAACTTCCTTTTTTTATAATAAATTACAATACTTAGAAAAAAGGAGTATTTGTGAAATATATATTTTTAATCATATTTTTTCTTTCACCGATTTTTGCAAATACTTCTGTTGATATTAAAAAATTCTCTGGACTTTGGTACGAAATAGCAAGGGTTGAAAATACTTTTCAAACTTCTTGCGTAGCTTCAAGTGTGGAATATAAACTTCAAGTTGACAATACTTACGATGTTTATAACAGATGTTTTGAAAATGAATTAGACGGAAAATTAATAGAATATAACGGTTTTGCAAAACTAGAAAACAATGAACTTTTTATGAGATATTTTTTAGTTTTTACAAGTTCATACAAAATTGAATATTTGAATAATTACCAAACAGCAGTTATCGCAAATGATGATTATTCAAATCTTTGGATTATGAGTAGAACTGCAAATATAGATAAAAATGAATTAGAAAAAATATTAAAAGATTTAAAAACAAAAATGGATATTTCAAAACTAATCTTTACAAAACTTGACCCAAAAGGAAGATACAAATGAAAATAGCAGTTTTAGGAGCTGGAATTAGTGGACTGGGAAGTGCTTATATTTTAAGCAAAAAACATGAAGTTGATTTATATGAAAAAGATAATCGTTTAGGCGGTCATGCTAGAACTACCATAATAAATGATGAAGATAAAACTTTTGGCGTTGATACTGGTTTTTTAGTTTTTAATCACCCTACTTATCCACTTTTGACAAAATTATTTGAACAACTAAATGTGAAAATAGAAAATTCAGATATGAGTTTTGCTTTTTGGGATAGGAATAAAAATAGAGCTTATAACGGTTCATCATTAAAAGGAATGTTTGCTCAAAAAAGAAACTTTTTTTCAATATCTCACTACAAAATGATAAAAGATATTTTAACTTTTAATGAAATTGCAATTAAAGATTTAAAAGAAAATAGTTCAAACTTAGACAAAACTTTGGGTGAATATATAAAAAATTATTCAAATGCTTTTAAAGAGAGATATTTACTTCCAATGGGAGCTGCTATTTGGTCAACTCCTAGTGATGAAATGAATCTTTTTCCAGCAAGAACATTTTTGACATTTTTCAAAAATCATGGACTTTTAGGTGTTTCAAGTCACCATCAATGGCTAACTGTTTCAAATGGAAGTATTAATTATGTAAATAAAATTAAAGAAAAAATCTCTGGAAAAATATTTTTAAACTCTGATGTTATAAAAGTTCAAAGGGAAGAAAATGGCATTTTTCTAATCCATGAAAATGGAACTAAAACTTTTTATGATAAAGTAATCCTAGCTATGCACGCTCCACAAGCTTTGGAAATTTTAGAAAATCCAACACCAAAAGAAGTTGAAATTTTAAGTGCTTTTAAATATAAAGAAAATAGCGCTGTTTTACACAATGACAATAATATTTTATATCCAAACAAAAAAATGTATGCAGCATGGAATTACACAAGTACAAATTCAAAAAATAAAGCTGTGACTCTTAGTTATTGGATAAATACTCTACAAAATCTAAAAACAAAAAAAGATTATTTTGTATCGTTAAATGAAACACAAAATATAAATAATGTAATTGAAAAAATCTCTTACGAACATCCACAATTTAATTCACTTGCCATAGAAATGCAAAAAAGAAAAGATGAAATTTGTGGAGTTAATAACACATATTTTGCTGGAGCTTATTGGAGATATGGTTTCCATGAAGATGGACTTTTAAGTGCTACAAAAGTGGCTTCTAAACTTGGATGTGAGTTCTAAAATGCCTAATATATCAAATCACAATATTTTTGAAGGAACTATTTATCATAAAAGATTTCTTCCTAAAAAGCACGATTTTAAATATAACTTTTATCTGCTTGATATTGATGTATTTGATTTAAAAAGTTTAGAAAACAAAATTTTTTCTATAAACAAACTAAATTTTATGAGTTTACAAAGTTTTGACCACTTTGGAACAAGCCTTGATTTTATGAAAAATATAGAAGAACTTTTAAAAAAGTTTGATTTAAAAGCAAGTCCAAAAATGAGATTCATCACACTTCCTAGGGTATTAAACTTTGTTTTTAATCCAATTAGTGTTTTGGTTTTATTTGATGAAGAAAATCTTCCAACTCATATTTTAGCTGAAGTTCATAACTACAACAACGGTCGTGTTGTTTACCCTGTGCAATTAGAAAAAAGAGGAAATTCATATTTTGGAGTTGTAAAAAAAGATATGTATGTATCGCCTTTTTTTAAGTGTGAGGGAGTTTATGAATTTGAACTAAAGTATGACCAAAACAAATTATTTATAAAAATAGATTTATATGAAGACAAACAACACAAATTAACAGCGGTTTTTAACTCAAAATCAATGCCTTATAATTTTAAAAATATACTAAAAATATTTTTTAGATATATGTTCAGCACCTTTTTAGTGGTGAGTAGAACATATTTTCAAGCTATTAGGCTTTATTTAAAAGGTTTAAAAATCTATTTTCCAAGAGAAAATGACAAAACAAGGAGGTATTAAAAATGCAAAAATTATGGAACAAATTTGGAGATAACTTCTTTTCAAAAATAAAAATAGGAACACTTGAAGTAATCTATAAAAATGGAACTATCAAACTTTATGGAGAAAAAAGAATTGAAGAAAAAATCACTTTAGAAATACATAATAATAGATTTTTCACAAGAGTTATGCTTTATGGAGATATTGGTTTTTCTGAGAGTTATATAGACAAAGATTTTGAAACTTCAAATCTTACAAAACTAATAGAACTAGCACTTTTAAATACAAAATATCTTGGAACTACAAGTGAAAATGAAAAAAACAAACTAATAAATCTAATGCCAGTTTTTAATAAAATAAAACATAGTTTACGAAAAAATTCAAAAACAAACTCAAGAAAAAATATCTCAGCCCACTATGACCTATCAAATGAGTTTTATAAACTAATGTTAGATGAAACTATGATGTATTCAAGTGCTGTATTTTCCCACAAAGAGCAAGATTTATATGAAGCACAAAAAAACAAGTTAGAAAAACTCTCATCAAAACTAAATCTAAAAGAAGGCTCAAAAGTTCTAGAAATTGGTTCAGGTTGGGGAGCTATGGCACTTCATTTGGCAAATGATAAAAAGTGTGAAGTTACAACTGTAACTTTAAGTGTTGAGCAAAAGAAACTTTGTGAAAATAGATTTAAAGAGCATAATGTAGAAGATAAAATCGATATTTTACTAAAAGATTATAGGGATTTAAACGGAAAATTTGATGCAATAATTGCTATTGAGATGTTTGAAGCTGTAGGCAAAGAGTATTTTCATATCTTCTTTAAAAAATGCCAAGAATTACTAAAACCAAATGGTGTTTTAGTTCTTCAAGTAATAACAATGCCTGATCAAAGATATAAAGATTATTCAAAAGGAACTGATTTTATACAAAAATATATTTTCCCAGGTGGTCATCTTCCAAGTATCTCTAAAATCCTTGAAGTGACAAGCAAACACACAAGATTAAATCTAAATCATCTTGAAGAGTTCACAGAAGA from Arcobacter suis CECT 7833 encodes:
- a CDS encoding SAM-dependent methyltransferase; this encodes MQKLWNKFGDNFFSKIKIGTLEVIYKNGTIKLYGEKRIEEKITLEIHNNRFFTRVMLYGDIGFSESYIDKDFETSNLTKLIELALLNTKYLGTTSENEKNKLINLMPVFNKIKHSLRKNSKTNSRKNISAHYDLSNEFYKLMLDETMMYSSAVFSHKEQDLYEAQKNKLEKLSSKLNLKEGSKVLEIGSGWGAMALHLANDKKCEVTTVTLSVEQKKLCENRFKEHNVEDKIDILLKDYRDLNGKFDAIIAIEMFEAVGKEYFHIFFKKCQELLKPNGVLVLQVITMPDQRYKDYSKGTDFIQKYIFPGGHLPSISKILEVTSKHTRLNLNHLEEFTEDYAKTLNIWHENFEKKLEEVKKLGFDDYFIRMWKMYLNYCEAAFLTRNINLHQLVFTRDQNIDLNKGLIA
- a CDS encoding NAD(P)/FAD-dependent oxidoreductase, coding for MKIAVLGAGISGLGSAYILSKKHEVDLYEKDNRLGGHARTTIINDEDKTFGVDTGFLVFNHPTYPLLTKLFEQLNVKIENSDMSFAFWDRNKNRAYNGSSLKGMFAQKRNFFSISHYKMIKDILTFNEIAIKDLKENSSNLDKTLGEYIKNYSNAFKERYLLPMGAAIWSTPSDEMNLFPARTFLTFFKNHGLLGVSSHHQWLTVSNGSINYVNKIKEKISGKIFLNSDVIKVQREENGIFLIHENGTKTFYDKVILAMHAPQALEILENPTPKEVEILSAFKYKENSAVLHNDNNILYPNKKMYAAWNYTSTNSKNKAVTLSYWINTLQNLKTKKDYFVSLNETQNINNVIEKISYEHPQFNSLAIEMQKRKDEICGVNNTYFAGAYWRYGFHEDGLLSATKVASKLGCEF
- a CDS encoding lipocalin family protein; protein product: MKYIFLIIFFLSPIFANTSVDIKKFSGLWYEIARVENTFQTSCVASSVEYKLQVDNTYDVYNRCFENELDGKLIEYNGFAKLENNELFMRYFLVFTSSYKIEYLNNYQTAVIANDDYSNLWIMSRTANIDKNELEKILKDLKTKMDISKLIFTKLDPKGRYK
- a CDS encoding MFS transporter — translated: MNNNPLKSKEIFLYGILGIPIAFLGFPLYIYLPSFYVEHIGLSIGVVGFISLIARLIDMIADPFIGRFSDIYSSKFNIIFISSFFLLFGLFFLIKPIFYSSIWLFLCSIITYISYSFVLIPYLSLNSILSKNEKDNIKLAFSREIFIIIGVLIALLMPYIFLVSSDSKKSLELLLYTILILFPIFVLIFYFKLKDLEIKNENIIHKDFFLSLKNFFKNFPHHKKLFFAFLLNNLANALPATLFLFFVKYVLNLEDKTGLFLIIYFLSAIITFPFWIKLSNKISKKSTWILSIIIAISAFIFVPFLGEGDFLYFAIICVITGMCLGADMALPSSIQADVANQTKQNNEDLTGVLFGFWAMITKLSLSLAVAISFITLEFANFETSNINQNSIVAIIVLYSILPIILKLSSIFLLLKYKETN
- a CDS encoding DUF1365 domain-containing protein, whose product is MPNISNHNIFEGTIYHKRFLPKKHDFKYNFYLLDIDVFDLKSLENKIFSINKLNFMSLQSFDHFGTSLDFMKNIEELLKKFDLKASPKMRFITLPRVLNFVFNPISVLVLFDEENLPTHILAEVHNYNNGRVVYPVQLEKRGNSYFGVVKKDMYVSPFFKCEGVYEFELKYDQNKLFIKIDLYEDKQHKLTAVFNSKSMPYNFKNILKIFFRYMFSTFLVVSRTYFQAIRLYLKGLKIYFPRENDKTRRY